A window of the Synechococcus sp. M16.1 genome harbors these coding sequences:
- a CDS encoding amino acid ABC transporter ATP-binding protein yields the protein MTVAIRATDLVKSYSQGVRALDGVTLEVNSGEVLVVMGPSGSGKSTLIRTFNGLESLDGGALDVLGVRLDATHAERQVREIRKRVGMVFQQFNLFPHLSILDNITLALIKVQQRAKAAAEQRAIDLLDQMGIREQAHKYPAQLSGGQQQRVAIARALALDPEVMLFDEPTSALDPERVKEVLDAMRKLAKGGMTMVVVTHELGFAREVADRVMFMDRGQVVETSDPETFFSNAREERSRRFLNQMQH from the coding sequence ATGACTGTCGCCATTCGTGCCACTGATCTGGTCAAGAGCTATTCCCAAGGGGTTCGAGCTCTCGATGGCGTCACCCTTGAGGTGAACAGCGGCGAAGTGCTGGTGGTGATGGGGCCTTCCGGCTCTGGCAAGAGCACGCTGATTCGTACGTTCAATGGTCTGGAGTCGTTGGATGGCGGCGCCTTGGATGTGCTTGGGGTTCGCTTGGACGCCACCCATGCAGAACGTCAGGTGCGGGAGATCCGCAAGCGCGTGGGGATGGTGTTTCAGCAGTTCAACCTTTTCCCTCACCTTTCCATCCTCGACAACATCACCCTTGCCCTGATCAAGGTGCAACAGCGTGCCAAGGCGGCTGCCGAGCAGCGGGCAATAGATCTCCTTGACCAGATGGGCATTCGCGAGCAGGCCCACAAGTACCCGGCGCAGCTCAGCGGTGGTCAGCAGCAGCGGGTGGCGATCGCCCGGGCTCTGGCCCTGGATCCTGAGGTGATGCTGTTCGATGAGCCCACCAGTGCCTTGGATCCGGAGCGGGTGAAGGAGGTGTTGGATGCGATGCGCAAGCTGGCGAAAGGCGGCATGACGATGGTGGTGGTCACCCACGAACTTGGATTTGCCCGTGAGGTGGCGGATCGGGTGATGTTCATGGATCGGGGCCAGGTGGTGGAGACCTCCGATCCAGAGACCTTTTTCAGCAATGCCAGGGAGGAACGCAGCCGCAGGTTCCTCAATCAGATGCAGCACTGA